The Malus domestica chromosome 10, GDT2T_hap1 genome contains a region encoding:
- the LOC103409981 gene encoding polyphenol oxidase, chloroplastic-like, protein MASMSAPLVTSATSIIPTTFLSPFSQKYHRISSFGNPRHSNLQAVSCKATNNSSDQNKNPSTSSNDHDHENPSPVNLDRRNVLIGLGSLYGGVAGLGSDPFAVAKPVSPPDLAKCGAADFPSGAVPTNCCPPTSQKIVDFKFPSPTKLRVRPAAHTVDKAYIEKYSKAIELMKALPDDDPRSFTQQADLHCAYCDGAYDQVGFPNLELQIHQCWLFFPFHRYYLYFHERILAKLIDDPTFALPFWNWDAPAGMQLPALFANPDSPLYDELRAASHQPPTLIDLDFNGTDETMSNDAQIEANLKIMYRQMVSNSKKPLLFFGSPYRAGTEPDPGGGSIETTPHGPVHLWTGDNTQPNFEDMGNFYSAGRDPIFFSHHSNIDRMWNIWKSIGTKNKDINDKDWLDTGFLFYDENAELVRVTVRDTLDNKKLGYTYEDVEIPWLKSRPTPRRTKLARKAKAAGVAKAAETTSSGKVVAGKDFPINLETKISTVVSRPKPKKRSKKEKEDEEEILVIQGIELDKDVAVKFDVYVNDVDDEDAAPSGPDKSEFAGSFVSVPHKQKEKSKSCLRLGLTDLLEDLGAEDDESVVVTLVPRYGAQAVKIGSIKIEFLA, encoded by the coding sequence ATGGCTTCTATGTCAGCTCCACTCGTCACCTCCGCCACAAGTATCATCCCCACAACTTTCCTCTCCCCTTTCTCCCAAAAGTATCACCGAATATCCTCATTTGGAAACCCTAGGCATTCCAATTTACAAGCTGTCTCATGCAAAGCCACAAATAATAGTAGtgaccaaaacaaaaaccctTCCACTAGCTCCAACGATCACGACCATGAAAACCCTTCTCCAGTAAACCTAGACAGAAGAAATGTACTTATAGGTCTCGGAAGCCTATACGGTGGAGTGGCTGGTCTTGGCAGCGACCCCTTCGCTGTTGCAAAGCCAGTGTCGCCGCCTGACCTAGCCAAATGCGGAGCTGCGGACTTTCCAAGTGGAGCAGTCCCGACCAACTGTTGCCCGCCAACGTCCCAAAAAATCGTAGACTTCAAATTCCCCTCCCCTACCAAACTCCGCGTCAGGCCGGCAGCTCACACCGTGGATAAAGCCTACAtcgaaaaatattcaaaagccATCGAGCTCATGAAAGCCCTCCCGGACGACGATCCGCGTAGCTTCACCCAGCAAGCCGATCTCCACTGTGCCTATTGCGACGGCGCGTACGACCAAGTCGGCTTCCCCAACCTCGAGCTCCAAATCCATCAATGCTGGCTTTTCTTCCCCTTCCATCGTTACTACCTATACTTCCACGAAAGAATCTTGGCCAAACTCATAGACGATCCGACGTTCGCGTTGCCGTTTTGGAACTGGGACGCGCCAGCTGGCATGCAACTCCCTGCCTTGTTCGCTAACCCGGACTCTCCGCTTTACGACGAGCTTCGCGCTGCCAGCCATCAGCCGCCGACTCTCATCGATCTTGACTTCAACGGCACGGATGAAACAATGTCCAACGATGCTCAAATCGAAGCCAACCTCAAAATTATGTATAGGCAGATGGTTTCCAACTCCAAGAAACCGCTGTTGTTCTTTGGTTCGCCCTACAGGGCTGGCACTGAACCAGATCCAGGGGGCGGTTCAATCGAAACGACCCCACATGGTCCGGTTCATTTATGGACCGGAGATAACACGCAACCTAATTTTGAAGACATGGGGAATTTTTACTCCGCTGGAAGGGATCCAATATTTTTTTCGCACCATTCGAATATAGATCGAATGTGGAATATTTGGAAAAGTATAGGGACTAAAAATAAAGATATTAACGATAAGGATTGGTTGGATACGGGGTTTTTGTTTTATGACGAGAATGCTGAGCTTGTTAGGGTCACGGTGAGGGACACTCTTGATAATAAAAAGCTAGGGTATACGTATGAAGATGTTGAGATTCCATGGCTCAAGTCTAGACCGACGCCACGTCGGACAAAGCTTGCGAGAAAGGCAAAGGCGGCTGGAGTGGCGAAGGCCGCTGAGACGACGTCATCAGGGAAGGTGGTGGCGGGTAAAGATTTTCCAATAAATTTGGAGACGAAGATAAGTACGGTGGTGTCAAGGCCGAAGCCGAAGAAGAGGagcaagaaggagaaagaggatgaggaggagaTATTGGTGATTCAGGGGATTGAGCTTGACAAAGATGTGGCTGTGAAGTTTGATGTGTATGTGAATGACGTGGACGATGAGGATGCGGCACCGAGTGGACCCGACAAGAGCGAGTTTGCTGGGAGTTTTGTGAGTGTGCCACATAAGCAGAAGGAAAAGAGCAAGAGTTGTTTAAGGTTGGGGTTAACGGACCTGTTGGAGGATTTGGGTGCTGAAGATGATGAGAGTGTGGTGGTGACTTTGGTGCCCAGGTACGGCGCTCAGGCTGTTAAGATCGGTAGCATCAAAATTGAGTTTCTTGCTTGA